One Brassica napus cultivar Da-Ae chromosome C2, Da-Ae, whole genome shotgun sequence DNA window includes the following coding sequences:
- the LOC106381825 gene encoding 3-hydroxyisobutyryl-CoA hydrolase 1 yields the protein MASHSQVLVEEKSSVRILTLNRPKQLNALSFQMISRLLQLFLAYEEDPSVKLVILKGQGRAFCAGGDVSAVVRDIGQGNWRLGAKFFADEYMLNYVMATYTKPQVSILNGIVMGGGAGVSVHGPFRIATQNTVFAMPETVLGLFPDVGASYFLSRLPGFFGEYVGLTGARLDGADMLACGLATHYLPSTRLTALEAELCRVDSSDPTVVSAILDAYTQNPHLKQQSAYHRLDVIDRCFSGRTVEEIIAALEREASDDWISTTIRALKKASPASLKISLRSIREGRLQGVGQCLSREYRMVCHVLKGDISKDFVEGCRAILIDKDKNPKWEPWRLEEMKDRMVEQYFKRVEEEEDLKLPARKNLPALAMAKL from the exons ATGGCCTCTCACTCTCAG GTTTTGGTGGAAGAAAAATCGAGTGTTAGAATATTGACACTGAACAGACCAAAGCAGCTGAATGCTCTGTCCTTCCAAATG ATATCTCGGTTGCTGCAACTGTTCCTTGCATATGAGGAGGACCCAAGTGTGAAACTTGTTATCCTTAAG GGTCAGGGAAGAGCCTTTTGTGCTGGTGGTGATGTTTCAGCTGTTGTTCGTGACATCGGACAAG GCAATTGGAGACTCGGTGCCAAGTTCTTCGCAGATGAATACATGCTCAACTATGTTATGGCCACCTATACCAAACCTCAG GTTTCAATTTTGAATGGTATTGTCATGGGAGGCGGAGCTGGTGTCTCCGTCCATGGTCCATTTCGTATTGCTACTCAGAACACG GTTTTTGCCATGCCCGAGACAGTTCTGGGGCTCTTTCCCGATGTAGGCGCCTCCTACTTCTTGTCTAGGCTCCCTGGATTTTTTG GAGAGTATGTTGGCCTCACAGGAGCTAGGTTAGATGGCGCTGACATGCTTGCTTGTGGTCTTGCTACTCATTATCTTCCTTCAACG AGATTGACTGCATTGGAAGCAGAACTTTGCAGAGTTGATTCAAGTGATCCAACCGTGGTCTCAGCAATTCTCGATGCATACACACAGAATCCGCACCTTAAACAGCAGAGTGCTTACCACAG GTTGGATGTTATTGATAGGTGCTTCTCGGGGAGAACAGTGGAAGAAATTATAGCTGCACTT GAGAGAGAGGCCAGTGATGATTGGATCTCAACCACTATTAGAGCATTGAAAAAGGCTTCACCAGCAAGCCTTAAAATCTCTCTTAGATCG ATAAGAGAAGGAAGATTGCAGGGGGTGGGGCAATGCCTTAGCCGTGAGTATAGAATGGTGTGTCATGTGCTAAAGGGAGATATAAGCAAAGATTTTGTGGAG GGGTGCAGAGCCATATTGATTGACAAAGATAAGAATCCAAAG TGGGAGCCATGGCGGCTGGAGGAGATGAAGGATAGGATGGTAGAGCAGTACTTCAAGAGagtggaggaagaagaggatCTAAAGCTTCCAGCAAGGAAAAATTTGCCAGCCTTAGCAATGGCAAAGCTGTGA